AATGTGGTTATGGATTTTAAAATAAATGTCATTTGAGCAGGTAAGCGAAATGGTTGCTGTTCAAACATTTCATAAAGTTCAATTTTTACCTCACTCAATGCTTTAATATCTAAAGGTTTATCGGTGAATTTATCTAATAAAAATGTGACTAATCTTTTTACTGGAGTCATGTCTGGGATAGGTTCAAGTAATCCCATATTCATTAAAGTATTTACTACCTCATTACTATCCTTTTTTAAAATAGCAAAAAAAGTTTTAATCATCTGCTCTTTGTCCAAAGTTCGGACTTCTGCCATCATGCCAAAATCATAGAAGATAATACTACCATCTGAATTGACTGCCATATTCCCTGGATGGGGATCAACTTGAAAAAACCCATCTTGTAATAGTTGCTTTAAATAACAACAAATCCCCGTTTCATTTACTTTATGAATATTGATTCCGCAAGCTTCCAAAGCCGCCTTATCATTGATTTTAATTCCTGGTTTATATTCTAAAGTTAATATCTTCGTTGTCGTATATTGCCAATAGACTTTAGGGACAATAATTCGCGGATATCCACGAAAATTTTCTCTAAATTTATCAGAATTTTTACCCTCTTGAATATAATCAATTTCTTGAAACAACAAATCAAAAAACTCATTATAAATTGATTGTAAATTATACTTTCTTAATCCAGCAAAATATTTATTACAAAATTTAATTAACTGTAATAAGATTTTAAAATCTAAATTAAATAAAGCATCTAAACCCGGACGTTGGACTTTAACAACCACCTCTTCATTAGAGTATAATATCGCCTTATGAACTTGACCTAAACTAGCAGCAGCCAAAGGATTAAAATCAAATTCTTTATAGATAAATTGGACAGGTTTACCTAATTCTAATTCAATCATCTTAATTGCTTCTTGACTACTAAAAGCCGGAACCTGATCCTGTAAAGTTCCCAAAGCTTCTATATATTCTAAGGGCAATAAATCGGCACGAGTAGACAAAGTTTGACCAATTT
The DNA window shown above is from Anabaena sp. WA102 and carries:
- a CDS encoding ABC1 kinase family protein, which gives rise to MMAKSKKFRWQKTKYSTLARKIDIFRAAAKFMSFLWWDSIFPQDSLEHKKTRATWLVNTLIDLGPTFIKIGQTLSTRADLLPLEYIEALGTLQDQVPAFSSQEAIKMIELELGKPVQFIYKEFDFNPLAAASLGQVHKAILYSNEEVVVKVQRPGLDALFNLDFKILLQLIKFCNKYFAGLRKYNLQSIYNEFFDLLFQEIDYIQEGKNSDKFRENFRGYPRIIVPKVYWQYTTTKILTLEYKPGIKINDKAALEACGINIHKVNETGICCYLKQLLQDGFFQVDPHPGNMAVNSDGSIIFYDFGMMAEVRTLDKEQMIKTFFAILKKDSNEVVNTLMNMGLLEPIPDMTPVKRLVTFLLDKFTDKPLDIKALSEVKIELYEMFEQQPFRLPAQMTFILKSITTLDGIARTLEPQYNPTVLSQSFIKSLAVTKSKGNTIAQLSHQARDFIQYQLTKPNKTEVLVKKLAERVERGELQLRVKNVESDRILGQIYLAIKTLIYACLTGFSLLTGLILIISKYHNWAIAIFCICAFCLYLLVKSLIKLAIIEKIEKLGKK